The proteins below are encoded in one region of Anoplopoma fimbria isolate UVic2021 breed Golden Eagle Sablefish chromosome 19, Afim_UVic_2022, whole genome shotgun sequence:
- the znf277 gene encoding zinc finger protein 277 isoform X2 yields the protein MAASDRSRDDQDSILEPLCFPDSSPGSVGPQRFGSELLVCLFCSESVPLQQKDVLLKHLLLEHKLVIADVKLVADLPKYVSYWRGRFLEQPITDFCSVIKTNSNGPVEKQEDYFLLCDVLPEDRVLRENLQQKRLEEVLEQQQQERDDSSFSRLCMFCSEEFTGNRSSLLNHMAREHSFSIGLPDNIVYCDQFLDTLQSTLDNLQCLYCEKTFRDKTTLKDHMRKKAHRRINATNHVYDRFYVINYLELGKTWEEVQSEDDREMVDEEEEDDWSDWRSHPVSAVCLFCDHQSETMEQIYTHMKEAHGFDLHNLRTELNLRFYQQVKLVNFIRREIHQSRCYGCQEKFESREAVLRHIEVEGHGMKLPDMSTWNQPQYYFPTYENDALLCTLSDSDDESSETHLREDVPVIAEDISNLRALRQSSVLNQLLRNRSSCS from the exons ATGGCCGCCTCCGACCGGAGCAGAGACG atCAGGACAGCATCCTGGAGCCGCTGTGTTTCCCGGACTCGTCTCCCGGTTCCGTCGGTCCTCAGCGGTTCGGCTCTGAGCtgctggtttgtctgttctgctCTGAGTCCGTCCCCCTGCAGCAGAAGGACGTCCTCCTCAAACACCTGCTGCTGGAGCACAAGCTGGTCATCGCAGACGTCAAGCTGGTGGCAGACCTCCCAAA GTACGTGTCGTACTGGAGAGGAAGGTTCTTGGAGCAGCCCATCACAGATTTCTGCAGCGTGATCAAGACGAACTCCAACGGACCGGTCG AGAAGCAGGAGGACTACTTCCTGCTGTGTGACGTCCTTCCAGAGGACCGAGTCCTCCGAGAGAATCTGCAGCAGAAACGACTG GAGGAGGttctggagcagcagcagcaggagagagacgACAGCAGCTTCAGTCGTCTCTGCATGTTCTGCAGCGAGGAGTTCACTGGAAACAG GTCGTCTCTGCTGAACCACATGGCCAGAGAACATTCCTTCAGCATCGGGCTGCCGGACAACATCGTCTACTGCGACCAGTTTCTGGACACTCTGCAGAGCACACTGGACAA TCTGCAGTGTCTTTACTGTGAGAAAACCTTCAGAGATAAAACCACGCTGAAGGATCACATGAGGAAGAAAGCTCACCGCCGCATCAACGCCACCAACCACGTGTACGACCGCTTCTACGTCATCAACTACCTG GAGCTGGGGAAGACGTGGGAGGAGGTGCAGAGTGAGGACGACCGGGAGATGgtggacgaggaggaggagga TGATTGGTCGGACTGGCGGTCTCATCCGgtctctgctgtttgtctctTCTGTGATCATCAGTCAGAGACGATGGAGCAGatctacacacacatgaag gAAGCTCACGGCTTTGATCTCCACAATCTGAGGACGGAGCTCa ACCTCCGATTCTACCAGCAGGTCAAACTGGTGAACTTCATCCGGCGGGAAATCCACCAGAGCCGCTGCTACGGCTGCCAGGAGAAGTTTGAGTCCAGAGAGGCCGTCCTCCGACACATCGAGGTCGAAGGTCACGGGATGAAGCTGCCGGATATGTCGACCTGGAACCAGCCACA GTATTACTTCCCCACGTACGAGAACGACGCCCTCCTGTGCACGCTGTCCGACAGCGACGACGAGAGCAGCGAGACGCATCTCAGAGAGGACGTCCCGGTCATCGCTGAGGACATCTCCAACCTCAGAGCGCTGAGACAGAGCAGCGTCCTCAACCAGCTGCTGAGGAACAGAAGCTCCTGCAGCTAG
- the znf277 gene encoding zinc finger protein 277 isoform X1, producing MFYFYCIYLIKDQDSILEPLCFPDSSPGSVGPQRFGSELLVCLFCSESVPLQQKDVLLKHLLLEHKLVIADVKLVADLPKYVSYWRGRFLEQPITDFCSVIKTNSNGPVEKQEDYFLLCDVLPEDRVLRENLQQKRLEEVLEQQQQERDDSSFSRLCMFCSEEFTGNRSSLLNHMAREHSFSIGLPDNIVYCDQFLDTLQSTLDNLQCLYCEKTFRDKTTLKDHMRKKAHRRINATNHVYDRFYVINYLELGKTWEEVQSEDDREMVDEEEEDDWSDWRSHPVSAVCLFCDHQSETMEQIYTHMKEAHGFDLHNLRTELNLRFYQQVKLVNFIRREIHQSRCYGCQEKFESREAVLRHIEVEGHGMKLPDMSTWNQPQYYFPTYENDALLCTLSDSDDESSETHLREDVPVIAEDISNLRALRQSSVLNQLLRNRSSCS from the exons atgttttacttttactgcatttatCTTATTAAAG atCAGGACAGCATCCTGGAGCCGCTGTGTTTCCCGGACTCGTCTCCCGGTTCCGTCGGTCCTCAGCGGTTCGGCTCTGAGCtgctggtttgtctgttctgctCTGAGTCCGTCCCCCTGCAGCAGAAGGACGTCCTCCTCAAACACCTGCTGCTGGAGCACAAGCTGGTCATCGCAGACGTCAAGCTGGTGGCAGACCTCCCAAA GTACGTGTCGTACTGGAGAGGAAGGTTCTTGGAGCAGCCCATCACAGATTTCTGCAGCGTGATCAAGACGAACTCCAACGGACCGGTCG AGAAGCAGGAGGACTACTTCCTGCTGTGTGACGTCCTTCCAGAGGACCGAGTCCTCCGAGAGAATCTGCAGCAGAAACGACTG GAGGAGGttctggagcagcagcagcaggagagagacgACAGCAGCTTCAGTCGTCTCTGCATGTTCTGCAGCGAGGAGTTCACTGGAAACAG GTCGTCTCTGCTGAACCACATGGCCAGAGAACATTCCTTCAGCATCGGGCTGCCGGACAACATCGTCTACTGCGACCAGTTTCTGGACACTCTGCAGAGCACACTGGACAA TCTGCAGTGTCTTTACTGTGAGAAAACCTTCAGAGATAAAACCACGCTGAAGGATCACATGAGGAAGAAAGCTCACCGCCGCATCAACGCCACCAACCACGTGTACGACCGCTTCTACGTCATCAACTACCTG GAGCTGGGGAAGACGTGGGAGGAGGTGCAGAGTGAGGACGACCGGGAGATGgtggacgaggaggaggagga TGATTGGTCGGACTGGCGGTCTCATCCGgtctctgctgtttgtctctTCTGTGATCATCAGTCAGAGACGATGGAGCAGatctacacacacatgaag gAAGCTCACGGCTTTGATCTCCACAATCTGAGGACGGAGCTCa ACCTCCGATTCTACCAGCAGGTCAAACTGGTGAACTTCATCCGGCGGGAAATCCACCAGAGCCGCTGCTACGGCTGCCAGGAGAAGTTTGAGTCCAGAGAGGCCGTCCTCCGACACATCGAGGTCGAAGGTCACGGGATGAAGCTGCCGGATATGTCGACCTGGAACCAGCCACA GTATTACTTCCCCACGTACGAGAACGACGCCCTCCTGTGCACGCTGTCCGACAGCGACGACGAGAGCAGCGAGACGCATCTCAGAGAGGACGTCCCGGTCATCGCTGAGGACATCTCCAACCTCAGAGCGCTGAGACAGAGCAGCGTCCTCAACCAGCTGCTGAGGAACAGAAGCTCCTGCAGCTAG